Proteins from one Sordaria macrospora chromosome 1, complete sequence genomic window:
- a CDS encoding 60S ribosomal protein eL42: MVNVPKTRKTYCAGRSCGKHTLHKVTQYKAGKASAFAQGKRRYDRKQSGYGGQTKPVFHKKAKTTKKVVLRLECSVCKQKKQLPLKRCKHFELG; encoded by the exons ATGGTCAACGTACCCAAGACCCGCAAGACCTACTGCGCTGGCCGCTCTTGCGGCAAGCACACCCTTCACAAGGTCACCCAGTACAAGGCCGGCAAGGCTTCGGCTTTCGCTCAGGGAAAGCGCCGTTACGACCGCAAGCAGTCCGGTTACGGTGGTCAGACCAAGCCCGTCTTCCacaagaaggcgaagaccaccaagaaggTCGTCCTCAGACTG GAGTGCTCCGTCtgcaagcagaagaagcagcttCCCCTCAAGCGCTGCAAGCACTTCGAGCTCGGGTAA